DNA from bacterium:
ATGAAACCCAGTTTCTATAGCGCCAATTCGTGTTTTTTTACGAGACAACTGCAAGCGTCTTTCTTGTAAGATATTCATAAGACGTCTTTTGCACCGCTCTAATTGGCGTTTTGTTTTGCATAAAATAATCACATCATCTTGATAACGCAGATACAC
Protein-coding regions in this window:
- a CDS encoding reverse transcriptase domain-containing protein codes for the protein VYLRYQDDVIILCKTKRQLERCKRRLMNILQERRLQLSRKKTRIGAIETGFHFLGIQYLETQSPNNTCVPQDLSPSAANDRFVDDCLLFNQHGGGVITT